The Bacillus zhangzhouensis region TGAATTGACAGGAGATGCGCCTCCTTACTTTGAGCGTACGCAGCTGGAGGTTCTGGAGGAACTGATGATTGTTTTTCATGAGCAGGAGGAAGATGAAGACGTGTTCGTTTGGGTGATGTCAATTGACTGCCGAACAAACGAGGAAGTGATCTATCCAGAAGATTCTTTTTTGAAGGAACTAACGGCAGAAATTGTACAGTTTGAGTCATATGAAGAGTTGCTTTCACCGATCAAACGTCATCCAATCTACAGGAAGTCAGGAAAAGCGTTCACCAAAGAGGATGAAGTGGATATAAAAGAAGAGGCACAAAGGCTGTTGACGGAACAGCTGAAGCAATTATGAGAAAAGGAGAGGTATGATGAAAATACGTTCACTCCATATAACGAATTTCGGGAAATTTTCAAACCGAACCTTTCACTTTTCTGATGACGGTTTTCAGCTGGTTTACGGCCTGAATGAATCGGGGAAAACGACATTGAAAGCGTTTATTGAGTCGATGTTATTTGGTTTTTCAAAAAACAAAATGTACAAGCCGAAACAAGGATCTTTCTATGGCGGCTCCCTCACTTGCTTAGATAAGGAGTTAGGTGTTATTCACATTGAGAGATCGTCCGATCAAGGCGGTCAAGCACAGGTGTTTTTACCGAATGGTGAAGTGAAAGATGAAGCATTTCTACGGACTCTTTTAAAGGGAACGGATCGCAGATTATTCCAATCAATCTACTCATTTGATGTGTTTGGACTGCAAAATGTCCAAACCTTAAACGAAGATCAAATCGGTGAATTTCTCCTTTTCTCAAGTTTATTTGGCTCAGATGCGGCCTCCAAGATGGACAGCAGGCTGCTTAAACAGCAGGAGCAGCTGTTTAAACCAAATGGACGTAAACCGAAATTAAACCAGCAGCTTGATCGTATAAAAGAGCTGGCTGGCCAGCTGAAACAAGCTAGATTGGCAGAAGGCCGTTATACAGAAAAAAAACGGGAGCATTCTGAATTAATCGAGACTATCGCAGCACTTCAAAATGAAATGAAACAGACAGAAGCGCAGATTCAGCAGTTAACTGAACACATTCGACTTTATCCCATGATAGAGAAGAAGATGGAGTTAAAAAAAGAATTAGCCCGTTATCCAGAACGAGTCAAGGGCTTTAGAGCTGAAACAGAGCATGAATTAGATAAATTAGAATCACACCTCCACCCGAAAAAGGCTCAAATGACTGCACTAAAGCAAAAATTAGATCATTTGCAAACCTTGCTGGCACAAGTTCAACCGCTTCATGACAAGGATACGTTACTGGAGATGAAGCGCGTCGTTGATGAATCATCTGATGCGGAACGTGTCAAAAATCGCTTAGCTGAATGTAAAGCAGAACGTGATTCATTGAAGCAAAAAATGGACGAATCCGCAGCGAAGCTGAAGTGGCAGCGTTCAGTCAAGCTCGATCAGGTTGACGACTCCCTTGAATTTGAGTGGGAATTAAAGGAGGCTGTCAGCCAATACGTTCGTTTAATGGACAGAAAGGCACAGCTGGATGACCGATTTGATCATGCAAGACATGAGCTGGAAGAAGCGGAAACTGCTTTAAAAGGATTAAAGGAACAGCAGGCTAAATCACACAGTACATTGGAAACTGGCGGAACAAGATCAAAAGAGAAACAGGTGCATTTCCGGGCATGGTTATTTCCTGTAATGGGAATGTTTGATGCTGGACTTCTGCTTGTCCTCTTCTTTTTAACAGAGTGGTGGGTCACTTTCTTATTTGTAGGATTTTCTGTTTTTGTCTTCTTTGCCATTTACCCATTTTTGAAATCGACACAGATGAAACAGGGAAGCGGCGTTAGAACATTCGATTCCTTCCAAGTGCAGGTAGCTTCAGCTGAAGCGCTTGTGAGGCAGAAGGAGCTTTTGTACGAAAGAATCATCCGGCAATATGAAGACTGGGAGCAGGAGCTGGAACCTGTCCAGCAACAAGTAGAGGAAAAGAAAAAGCAGCTGGGCTTGTCCTCAGAGCTTTCTTTCCTAGTAGATGCCTTCCTTATTCTGAAGCAATTAAAAAGGGATACAGCGGGATATGAGGAGCTTAGCCGGGAAATAGAGGAGCTTGCCAGCCAGCAATTCAACTATGAGCACAGAGTGGAAGCGTTAAGCAGTTTTCTTCAACGAAAGGAAGGAACCATTCAAGAGAGCATCTCGGCCTTTCAAGAGATATTGAAAGATGAGGAGAAAAGAGAAAAAGAACGTCAGACATTGGATGTATCCATTCAACATGTGAAGCAGCAGCTCACGACGCTAGAAGGGGAAATTGCTTATTACGAAAAACAAATTAACGCGCTTTTTCATCAAGTAGAGGCAGAGTCCAAGGAAGATTACCAAATTCTTTCTCATCTATCAAAAGAATATCGGGAACAGCTTTCCCATTTGCAGCAGCTAAATCAAGAGCTGCATAGAAGCGGCTGCTTTGATGAGGAAGAATCGATTGTTCGCAAAGGATTGCGTTTTCTCGAAGAAGAGTGTGCGGAAGCGAAGCAGCACCTGAATAAAGTACAATTGAATGCGGCGAATATGGAAAAACGTCTGGCAGAACGGGCAGTGGAAATCCGGCAAATAGAAGCTTCAGGTACGGTGTCTGATTTGACTCATCAGCTCTCAGCTGAGCAGGAGCATGCAAAGCACCTTGCGAAAAAATGGGCGGCGATTCAGCTTGTCCGCTCCGTCATTCGAGAAAAATTGAATGAGCATAAAGAAACAAGGCTGCCAGCACTGCTAGAAACAGCTTCTCGCTTTATTCAGCCGTTAACGAATGATCGATATGAAGCCATTTTATTTTCATCTGAGGATGACCAGCTGATAGTGAAAAGAGTGGATGGACGAATATTACGCCCAGATGAGCTCTCACAGGCAACATGTGAACAAATCTATCTGTCGATACGTTTTGCACTCGCCTTGTCTCATCAGCAGGCATGTCAGCTTCCGTTTATGATGGATGACAGCTTCGTTCATTTTGATCATGTTCGTTTAGGAAGAGTGCTGGAATTAATGAATGAATTCACGCGTTTTGAAACACAGCTGTTTTATTTCACCTGTCATCAGCATATGACGCAGGCAGCAGAAGATGGACAGATGACGAGTTTAGTAGTTG contains the following coding sequences:
- a CDS encoding AAA family ATPase, with the translated sequence MKIRSLHITNFGKFSNRTFHFSDDGFQLVYGLNESGKTTLKAFIESMLFGFSKNKMYKPKQGSFYGGSLTCLDKELGVIHIERSSDQGGQAQVFLPNGEVKDEAFLRTLLKGTDRRLFQSIYSFDVFGLQNVQTLNEDQIGEFLLFSSLFGSDAASKMDSRLLKQQEQLFKPNGRKPKLNQQLDRIKELAGQLKQARLAEGRYTEKKREHSELIETIAALQNEMKQTEAQIQQLTEHIRLYPMIEKKMELKKELARYPERVKGFRAETEHELDKLESHLHPKKAQMTALKQKLDHLQTLLAQVQPLHDKDTLLEMKRVVDESSDAERVKNRLAECKAERDSLKQKMDESAAKLKWQRSVKLDQVDDSLEFEWELKEAVSQYVRLMDRKAQLDDRFDHARHELEEAETALKGLKEQQAKSHSTLETGGTRSKEKQVHFRAWLFPVMGMFDAGLLLVLFFLTEWWVTFLFVGFSVFVFFAIYPFLKSTQMKQGSGVRTFDSFQVQVASAEALVRQKELLYERIIRQYEDWEQELEPVQQQVEEKKKQLGLSSELSFLVDAFLILKQLKRDTAGYEELSREIEELASQQFNYEHRVEALSSFLQRKEGTIQESISAFQEILKDEEKREKERQTLDVSIQHVKQQLTTLEGEIAYYEKQINALFHQVEAESKEDYQILSHLSKEYREQLSHLQQLNQELHRSGCFDEEESIVRKGLRFLEEECAEAKQHLNKVQLNAANMEKRLAERAVEIRQIEASGTVSDLTHQLSAEQEHAKHLAKKWAAIQLVRSVIREKLNEHKETRLPALLETASRFIQPLTNDRYEAILFSSEDDQLIVKRVDGRILRPDELSQATCEQIYLSIRFALALSHQQACQLPFMMDDSFVHFDHVRLGRVLELMNEFTRFETQLFYFTCHQHMTQAAEDGQMTSLVVE